From the genome of Mucilaginibacter paludis DSM 18603:
TAATCTTGATACCCCCTATGCAATAATTAAATAATTAAATTAGAATTGCTAAGCGTGCCGAGAGGGCTTAAAATATCTCAATACGCGTTACGCAATACTCAATACTAAAAACATGAGTACTAACGGAAATATGAACCTGACGCTTAAAGTATGGCGTCAAAAAAACTCGGAAACACCGGGCAAACTGGTTACCTACAAAGCTGATGGTATTTCTCCGGACATGTCGTTCCTGGAAATGCTTGATGTGGTTAATGAGAGCCTGATCCACAAAGGTGAAGATCCTATTCACTTTGATCATGATTGCCGCGAAGGTATCTGCGGTATGTGCTCATTATACATTAACGGACAGCCCCATGGCCCCAAAAGAGCTATCACCACGTGCCAGTTACACATGCGTAGCTTTCATGACGGGCAAACCATTACCATTGAGCCTTGGCGCGCGGCAGCTTTCCCGGTTGTCAAGGATCTGGCTACAGACCGTTCTGCTTTCGACAGGATCCAGCAGGCAGGTGGCTACGTTTCTGTAAATACAGGTGGCGTGCCTGATGCTAACGCGATAGCCATCCCTAAGGTAATTGCCGATGAGGCATTCAACTCAGCTACCTGTATAGGTTGCGGTGCTTGTGTTGCAGCATGTAAAAATGCATCGGCTATGCTGTTTGTGTCTGCCAAAATATCGCAGTTCGCTTTATTGCCGCAAGGGCAGCCGGAGCGTTATCGCAGGGCACAATCTATGGTTGCTCAAATGGATGCCGAAGGCTTTGGAAGCTGTACCAATACCGGTGCCTGCGAAGCGGAATGTCCTAAAGAGATCAGCCTGGTTAACATTGGCCGCATGAATAATGATTATCTGAGTGCCAAGTTATTCCGCCAGGAAGAAATTACTCACCACGAAGAATAGTAAAAATCTACTACCCGATATAGAAAGCGCCTGATTAATGATTGGGCGCTTTTTTTTGTGATTTTAAGCTATCATTATCCCAGATACT
Proteins encoded in this window:
- a CDS encoding succinate dehydrogenase/fumarate reductase iron-sulfur subunit → MSTNGNMNLTLKVWRQKNSETPGKLVTYKADGISPDMSFLEMLDVVNESLIHKGEDPIHFDHDCREGICGMCSLYINGQPHGPKRAITTCQLHMRSFHDGQTITIEPWRAAAFPVVKDLATDRSAFDRIQQAGGYVSVNTGGVPDANAIAIPKVIADEAFNSATCIGCGACVAACKNASAMLFVSAKISQFALLPQGQPERYRRAQSMVAQMDAEGFGSCTNTGACEAECPKEISLVNIGRMNNDYLSAKLFRQEEITHHEE